Genomic window (Dolosigranulum savutiense):
CAGTACTCAAATCATTACGTGGTTGTTAGGAATGGCTATTTTCTTTGACGATTATGCGAATGCCTTAACGATTGGTCCCATTATGCGTCCGGTATCCGATAATATGGGAATTTCGCGCGAGCGCTTAGCCTTTGTGATTGATGCGACGGCTGCGCCAGTGACCGGGATTGCTTTGATTTCGACGTGGGTAGGTTATGAGATTAGTTTAATTAGTGGCGCACTGGATGCAATCGGTGTAGAGATGAATGCTTACAGTTTTTTCTTAGATACGTTGCCGTACCGGTTCTATAATATTTTTATGTTGTTGTTTGTTTTTGTGACCTCAGTGACATTGCGCGAGTTTGGTCCAATGAAACAAGCCCAACTTCGAGCGAAACGGACAGGAGACTTAATTCATCCGGACTCGAGTAAAGAAGAAGGCGAAACAGAACACGAACATGCGGAGGATGGGACGGTCTGGAATGCCCTCATTCCGATTGGGGCGCTTATTTTGTTTAGTTTTATTGGATTTTATTTCGATGGACGCCAAGCGATTTTGTCAGAGGGAACAGCGGAGGCGATTCGAGTGATGGAGACGGCACCGCTCTCGTTTACGGCGATTCGAGAAACATTCGGGGCCTCCGATGCGTCAGTTGTCTTATTCCAAGCTTCCCTGCTAGCTAGTATGATTGCATTGGTGATGGGGATGACGCAAGGTCGCTTCGGTATTACAGAAGGAATTGAGCATTGGTTTGAAGGGATGAAAAGCTTGCTGTCAACAGGTGGCGTCTTGTTGTTAGCTTGGTCACTGTCGTCCATGATGAAAGCAATGGGAACGGCTGATTTCTTGGTTTCAGCGCTACAAGGGAATATTCATCCCTTGTTGTTACCCAGTTTAATTTTTGTGTTTGGAGCAGTGATATCTTTTGCAACAGGGACATCTTTTGGGACGATGGGGATTCTTATGCCCCTTGCCATTCCGCTGGCTGATGCGCTTGATCCAGGGAATATGCAGTTAGTTACGGTAGTGTCAGCAGCGGTTTTAGCCGGTGCGATTATGGGAGATCATTCGTCTCCAATCTCAGATACAACGATTTTATCAGCGATGGGAGCTGGATCGGACTTAATCGATCATGTGCGGACGCAAATGCCGTATGCCTTAACGGTTGGCGCTATTTCGGTGACGATTGGTTATGTACCAGCTGCCTATGGTGTATCACCGTGGCTCTTGATTCCAGGAGGTTTTGTGGTGTTAGCAGGGATTGTCTACTTCTTCGGTCAACGAATTGATACATCGATTGAGTAGAGTAGACGTAATCGAAATCAATTGAACAACGACCCCCTCATTTTTTGCGTTACATTGGCAAAAAGTGAGGGGGTTTTTGATAAGGTTGTTTGTTTAGTTATCATAGTGGGCACGATTGCCGCCAATTAATTTCGGGCGGGAGGCGAGTCCGAATACCGGGGCTTGGCCGAGTTGTTTAGGTGTCAGATGTTTGGGAACTTGGACATGCTTGATATGCATACCGATTGCAGTTTGACCAATATCAAGCCCGCAATCAGCTTCAATTGCTTCGACAATGACAGGGTTTTCGAAGAGAGCATAAGCAGCTCTTGCCACGCCACCGCCTGCCCTTAGAATGGGGACGACACTGACAAGAGGTAAGTTATATGCCTCTGCAATGGTTGCTTCCACGACGAGCGCACGGTTCAAGTGTTCGCAACATTGGACAGCTAAAGCAATATCGCGTTCAGCTAAGAACGTCTGGGTTGTCTGGACGATTTGTTGACCAATCGCTAAGCTAGTCTGTTGGCCGATTGCTTCGCCGATAATCGTACTGGTTGAACAGCCGAGTACGAATAGACGCGGTGAGCGCTCGTTTGGTTTGAAGCTAGCAAATAAGTCAGTTAGGATATGGGTCAAGTCATCGGATAGATGTGGTAATGACATAGATAGAACTCCTTTCATACGAGTTAAAGAGGGGTTAAGCGAATTGGTTGCCGTACCATTCTTGGAAAAGTCGTGTCATCAATTGGGTGATACGCAAGCCAATTTCAGCATATTTCGGTGTGTCTAAGTTAGCCAGTGAGATGCGTACCGTCCATTCACTGGAACCAAATGCTTCAGCCTTCAAGAGGTTGACGCGTTCTTCTTGGGCTAAGCGTGAGACAATTTCTGTCATCGTAAACGTATCAATGATATAATCACGGAATTCTTCACCGAAGCGCTTCGTGAGCCACCAATCGAAGTTGATTTCACAATAATAGGCAGTGTTCAAGGATTCAAGCGGATAAGTTAAACCGAGCGATTCATACAAGAGATTTCCACGCTTACGGCAGAGGGACATCACATCATTTTTAAAATTATCTCCTTCATCCAGCAGCGCATAGAGACTGAAAATCGTCATCATGGCCTGTTGGGGTGCCGATAGACCAGCTGTGTGGTTAAGCGCAACTAAGCGACTATCAGCGACCATCCGATCAATGAAGCGAATATTTTTGGGCGTAGAATCGATAATGTGATAGCGACTATCGATCTTCTCATCAACGGGTCCATTCAATTCTTGCAATTTCTTATCAAAAATATTATCCTTCGCAACTGAGATCGTGCCGATGCGCCAACCGGTTGCTCCGAAGTACTTGGAATAAGAATAGATACAGACTGTATTATACGGGATTTCAGTAAAAAGGGAATGAAACTGCTTCAAAAAGGTGCCGTATACGTCATCAGAGATAATCATTAACTCCGGATTATCTTCTTCAATAATGGTCTTGAGCTGAGTAATAGATTCATCGTTAATGGCGGTCGCTGTTGGATTACTCGGGTTGACGACGAAGACGGCTTTAATATCGGGTGAGCGTAGTTTGTCCAGTTCTTCTTTTGGAAACTGATAACTCACCTTGCCGTCATAATCCATACTCTTCGAGCGGACATATTCAACGTCGAACTGATATTCTGGTAAGTCCGGAATTTCCAAATAAGGCGCGAACGTTGGGGTCATCATCGCAATCTTGTCGCCCGGTTCGAGCAAGTGGTTGCTAATAAAAGAGTTAAACGTGTAGACAATGCCCGCCGTACCTCCTTCAACAGCAAAAATATCGAACGGTGCACTGCGATTGTCGAATAATTTTTGTTGCAAATATTGCTTAATCGGATGCTCACAACCAGGCAAAACGCGCTCTGGATGCGGATAATTGTCCCCAATCAGATAATCCAACATATACGTCAACCATTCACTCGCGGGCATCCCCAAGACATCAGCACTTGCATTCCAAATTTTTCGCAATAACGTAGCTCCCAGCGATTCCTTTGGCTTCAGGAATTCATCGAAACGCTTATCCCGACCAATTGTATTCATACTCTTCGAGCCTAAACGGTCCCGCCCATTAATATACGTCTCTTGGGTCGCAAATTGCCCCAATAAAAAGTAAGCTTCACGCGGAATGGGTGCTGTCCAGTTGGGATTCCCCCGTCCGGCATTGAGCCATTCCTTGCTTGCCTGCTCACTATTGTGCAGATCTTCCAAATATAAACTTAACTCGAATGGACTTAATTGTTCCAGATTCTTTTTCATATAAGTTCCTCTCCTTAGTGAAAACGCCCTCGCTATCTTCATTATAATAAATATTACGCGAAAATATAACCCCTAATTTTAGATTCAGCGCTTTTCTTATGATAAAGTCATTATTCGTGATAAAATAGATTTGTTGAAAAAATGAACTTACGATGGAGAGGTTAGGAAGCAATGACAAATGAACAAAAGTGGCAATTGTACAAGCGCTTAGTGTCGGTAGCGGATGCGGGATTATATTATGGTCAAGATGCTTTTGATCATGAGCGTTACCAAGAAATAAAAGAGATTGCTCTCGAGCTGTTAGCGGACTTGACAGATACGTCAACAGAACAGCTAGCTGTCCTCTTCGGGCAAGAAGCAGGTTATCCGACACCAAAAGTGGATGTCCGCGCTTTTATTGAGCGAGAGGGACAGGTACTGTTGGTTCAAGATAAGCGCACAGCAGAATGGTCCCTGCCAGGAGGTTATGCGGAAGTAGGGCTATCGCCTACCGCTAATATTGTCAAAGAAGTTAAGGAAGAGACGGGCTTAGACGTGGTTGAGACCCAATTGCGTGCGGTTTATGATACGAATTTGCGCGAGGATATTATTCAGCCATTTCAATATTATAAGTTTATATTTGCTTGTGAGGTGGTTGGAGAGATCCGACAGAACTTCGAGACTGATAAGGAAGTGCAGGCCGTTCGTTATTTTTCAAGGGAAGATTTACCAGTACTGTCACAAGTGCGAACGACTGAAGCTCAATTGCAACAATTATTTAAGCATGAACCGGCGATTTATGTTGAGTAGTGAGTTGAGTAATGAATGGAAGGAGATGATAGGATGACTGTTTTGACCGGAGCGATTGATTCCAAACATCTAGCGCGAAAAATCAGTTTTACAGCGATTATTCCGACAGACCGACCGCGTTCGCTGCCATTGCGGACGCTGTATTTACTGAACGGTTGGGGAGAGAACCATGATTCCTGGCTACATTATACGACGATTATTCGCCTGGCTGAGAAGTTTCAGCTAGCTGTGATTATGCCGGATGGAGCGAATAGTTTTTACCTCGATCATGCGAGCGGTGATGCGTATGGGAGGTTTTACGGACAAGAACTAGTCGAAAAAACACGCCAACTATTTCCGTTATCGGACAAGCGCGAAGATACCTTTATTGGCGGGCTTTCGATGGGAGGTTACGGTGCTTTGCGGCTGGGCTATCATTATCAAGACACCTTCAGCAAGGTAATGTCATTTTCTGGACGCATCTTAACATCAAGCGACAAATTGCGTGATAATGGTATTGATCAACGCTTGCGTCATTATGTAGAGGTGGATTCGTTCGAGCAACTACCGGCCGAAGTGGATATTTACCAAGTGATTAAGCAAGCTGATCGGGATGAGACCGAGTTGTTGTTAACGTGCGGAACCGAAGACGCCTTGTTTGCCGAAAACCAAAAATTACACGAATGGCTCAGCGATCAAGGGATTAAACACACTTTCCGCAGTGAAACAGGCGGTCATACATGGCCATATTGGGAAGAAATACTGGAACCAGCGATTCGTTGGTTACGATCATAGAAGGAGAATAATGATGGAATTTAAACAAAAAGATAATATGATTTATTTAGAGATAGATGGGCAAGACCTTGCGTATATTAAGTTTGCTTATCACGATGATTATATTGAAGCATACAGTACATTTGTAGATACTTCATTACGTGGGCAAGGAGTTGCCGAAAAATTAGTGGATGCACTTGTTGCCGTAGCAAAAGAAGAAAACAAGCGGATCAATCCAACCTGTTCATACGTTGTAAACTTATTTGAGAAAAAACCCGAAAAGTACAGTGATATTCAGCACTAAAACAAATAAATATGGCGCATAAATACTTTTATATCAACAAATACTAGATACGCTGTGTAAAAAAATATAAAAAAATTGAATTTCCTCTTGACTTTTTATCGTGCTATTTATATAATAGTATTTGTGTTAAGAAATATTACATTTCTTCAAGGCCCCTTGGTCAAGTGGTTAAGACATCGCCCTTTCACGGCGGTATCACGGGTTCGAATCCCGTAGGGGTCATATATGGAGGGATAGCGAAGTGGCCAAACGCAGCGGACTGTAAATCCGTTCCTTCGGGTTCGAAGGTTCAAATCCTTCTCCCTCCATCATATTGGGCTATGGCCAAGCGGTAAGGCAACGGTTTTTGGTACCGTCATTCCCAGGTTCGAATCCTGGTAGCCCAGTTAATGTCCATGTGCAGTTGCACATGGTTTTTTTGTTTTTAGAAAGAAAAACATGACCGGAAACATTTTGGAACGACTCAAGGTGTGGTATAATGAAGATAATTACGTGCATATGGGGGTGCCGACATGCAAATTGATTTGAGTTGGGAAGCATTATTATCGCTAGGGACAGTGAGCAGTCTGATTGATATTGTCATTGTGTCATTTATTATTTATCAATTAATTAAGATTGTTCGTGGAACGCGCATTAATGAACTTCTCAATGGTATTTTTATTGTTCTATCGGTGAAGGTGATCAGTTCTGTTTTTAATTTACATACGACCGAATATTTGATTGATTTTGTCATTCAATGGTCAGCCTTAGCGTTAATTATCATTTTCCAGCCTGAACTACGGCGAGGCTTGGAGCACTTGGGTCGTGGTTCTGTCTTTGCGAAGAAGAAAAAAGCAGATCCGGCCCATGAGATGATTGAAGCCTTGAAAAAATCGATTACATACATGAGTAAACGGCGTATTGGGGCGCTGATTTCCATTGAGATGGAAACCGGTCTGGATGAATATGTGGGGACGGGAATTCGGATGAATTCAGAGATTTCATCGGAATTAGTGACGAATATTTTTATTCCGAATACACCACTTCATGACGGGGCCGTTATTATCCAGAATTTCAAAATTTCATCGGCCGCAAGCTATTTGCCATTGTCGGAGAGTTCAGCGATTCCCAAAACATTCGGAACGCGACACCGAGCGGCAATTGGTTTGTCTGAAGTGAGTGATGCGATTACGTTGATTGTCTCAGAAGAAACCGGCAATATTAGTTTATCGCACTTAGGTAACTTAAAAAACGATCTGACTATCGATGAGTTGGTGGAGTACTTGGAGCAAGAATTAATTGTTGATGAGGATGAAGCAACAAGTGTTATTGATCGACTTTATCAATGGGTGAAGGGAGTGAGCGGAGAATGAAATGGAACTTTGATAACCCAATGTTAACGAAGATTCTATCTGTGATTATCGCGATTTTTCTCTTCATGTTTGTCTCTTATGAAGGCAAGAGCCAAGCTGATAATGTGTTGTCCGGGTCATCTAGCCATTCCGTAACAGAAGTCTTGACCAATATTCCGGTAGAAGTCGATATTGATAATGAAAAATATTTTGCCACTGGAATTCCTAATGCTGTCTCGATCCGCCTCGATGGCCCGCAATCTGTTATTACACAGACAGTCGTGACGCAGAACTTCACAGTGAAAACACCAGATTTGACCGAATTAGGGGTTGGTACGCACAAGATCGAACTATTCGCAGAAGGGTTTTCAGAAGAACTAAACTATAACCTTAGCCCAGCCGTTGCTACTATACGGGTGGAAGAGAAGTTGAGTCAACCATTCGACGTGGATGTCAATTTTGATAAAGAAGAATATGTTGCGCGCGGTTATGATGTCGAAGCAATTGACCTTTCCGAAAAACAAGTAACTATTTCCGGTGCGGAGAGCACCTTAAGCAATATTCATGAAGTGAAGGCGATTATCCAACCGAACCAGACCAATATCACGTCGAGCTTCAATGTGGAAGCCCGTGTCGTGGTCTTGAACAAGGCGGGTGAACCGCTCAATGTCAATGTTTCTCCGTCTACGGTGGATGCAAGTGTCAACATTACTAGTCGCAAAAAAGAAGTTGCCATCAACTTAGAACAAACGGGAAAAATTGATCCCCTATATCATTATAATATTAGTCTAGCAGCAAATGAATCACCCACACTAGAAGTCTCAGGTGATTATGATAAGATAGCAGCTATGGAAGAAATCGATGTTGCTGTGGATTTATCTGGGATTACTGAATCAACTACGCGAGAAGTTCCCATTGTGATGCCCGATGGAGTTGATGAGATGAGTCGTAATAAAGTCAATGTTAAGATTACTGTTGAGCGAAAATCATAACTGAATGAATACAAGAGTAAGTAACAAAAAAGGAGTATAAAATTATGGGTAAGTATTTTGGAACAGATGGTGTTAGAGGAATTGCGAATCAAGAACTCACACCAGAATTAGCCTTTAAGTTAGGACGATTTGGAGCCATTGTCTTAGCGAATCATGCCAAACGTGAGGTGCCACATGTCTTAATTGGACGTGATACACGTGTCAGTGGTCGTATGTTGGAGTATGCTTTAATTTCAGGATTATTATCAGCCGGAGCAGAAGTGATGCGCCTCGGGGTTATTACAACGCCAGGAGTCTCCTATCTAACGAAGCAACAAAATGCAACAGCTGGGATTATGATTTCCGCTTCACACAATCCAGCCCGCGATAATGGAATCAAGTTCTTCGGCTCAGATGGGTTCAAGCTATCAGATGAGCAGGAAGCAGAGATTGAAGCATTAATCGATGAAGCCAATGATCCACACAAACGACCATCTGCAGAAGGATTGGGAGTTTCCGAGGAATTCAAGGAAGGTGCCTTGAAATATATTCAATTCTTGACGCAGACTATTTCAGGGGATCTATCGGGGCTAAAAGTAGCCTTAGATGGTGCGAACGGAGCAGCGAGTCCATTGTTGAACCGCTTATTTGCTGACTTAGAGACGGACTTCGAAGTCATGGGAGCTTCTCCAAACGGGATTAATATTAATGATGGCGTCGGTAGTACCCACCCTGAGAAATTAGCTGAGTTTGTCCAAGAGACGGGTTCAGATGTTGGGTTAGCCTTTGATGGCGATGGCGATCGCTTAATTGCGATCGATGAGAACGGTGAAATTATTGACGGGGATAAGATTCTATTTATTTGTGGAAAGTACTTAGCTGATCAAGGCCGCTTGAAGCAAGGTACCATTGTCTCGACTGTTATGAGCAATATTGGTTTTTATAAAGCGATCGAAGCACACGATATTCAATCGGTTAAGACACAAGTCGGTGACCGTTTCGTTGTAGAAGAGATGCGCAAAAATGGCTACAACTTAGGTGGCGAACAATCAGGACACATTATCTTCCTCGATCATCATACAACGGGAGATGGCTTACTGTCAGGGATCCAGCTCCTTAATGTGATGAAGAAAACCGGCCGACCATTATCTGAATTAGCCGCTGAAGTGACCACATATCCGCAACGATTAGTGAATATCGAAGTGGTAGATAAGAAGGAAGCCTTGAATAACGAAGCCATCCAACAAGTGATTGAAGAGGTTGAAGAAGAGATGGCTGGCAACGGCCGCGTGTTGGTACGCCCAAGTGGAACCGAACCGCTCCTTCGTGTGATGGCTGAAGCTCCAACGCAAGAAGAAGTAGATAACTACTGTGAACGTATCGCAGAAGTTGTCCGTCAAGAAGTTGGAAAATAAAGCCAACTCCTAATAGATTGAAGCATAAAGCCATTCATTGAGAAATTAGTGCTTTGATTATTGAATTAACCATATTTTTGTTATAATTGGGATAAATATTAAGGAAGGTGATTTGATGTCATTTTTTACAGAAGATTATCTCGAAGGGGCAGGTGCGATTAAGCGCGAAGCAAAGGCACAATTGTCTGGCAACTGGAAGTCAATGATGTTACTTAGCTTAGTTCCCACATTGCTCTCGATTGTGATTGTGTGGTTCTTTTCCGGTTCTTTGGCGGTTGGTATTTTGGGTGATCAGTCACGATTGGCTGCCCTCAATCAATTGACTCAGAATAATGGATGGGAAATTAACTTGCACGTGACAACAGTGAATAATGGCCGACTCGTTCAGTGGGCCGTGCAAGCTTTCTTTGCGCTGATAACGGTTGGGATTATCTATACGATGATTGACTATATTCGGGAAGATTACCAAGTCCGTCCACTTGAAGATGCGTTTAGTGCGTTTACAAGTGGTTATGGTTGGAAGCTGTTTTTAGTCTTCTTACTGAAGACAGTCTATACTATATTGTGGACCTTCGTGCTTATCATTCCCGGTATTATTAAGGGCTATTCTTACTCACAAGCTTACAATATTTACCGCGATGCGCAGGAGAACGGGCATGATATATCGGTTAATGATGCGATTACAGCTAGTCGAGAAATGATGGATGGGCACAAATTTGATTTGTTTGCTTTGCAGATCAGTTTTGTTGGATGGTATATTCTATCGCTCTTCCTATTGGGGATTCCACTGCTTTGGGTCATTCCGTATGTCAACATGTCCACCGCTGTCTTCTACGAGAACATTTCAACGGACTATCTAGCGGAAAAATACAACATTCACCCACACGTGTCAAACATGGCATAATATTTATATGGATGAAAAGAAGCCCAACTAGTGTTAGTTGGGCTTTTTATGAACGATTATGCTATTCTTACAATGAAGATTAATCAATCGTAAATGTAATAAGATGATTTAGGGAATTCATCAAATAAGAAAAAGAAAATGCTTGATTTAATAGTGATATTTAGTATAATAACAAATAAATATGCAGGAGGTGAAGGGGATGTATCAAAGTTTAGTTATTTATGGTTATCAACACGCAAAAGATTTGTTGAATGAGTATAAAAGACGGTTTGAATCACCATCAGCTTTTCATACCAATTTAGAAATGATGCCCTTTTCGCAAAAAAAAGGTATTAAATTAACAGATCACCATTACGAATTATTTGGTGTAGCAATTCCAGAACATGTGAAGCTAGTTGAGATAATTGGACAACAGAGTCAAAAGATTCAAGAAATTGTATCAGAACTCCCTAAGAGTGCGCTTGTATTTTTGAACCGAAAACAAATTATTAATGAGATTAAAAGTACAAACGATATCGAAGGGGTTCGGTCAACTAAAAAAGAAATTGGAGAAGCAATTGATGCGGAGCACTCTCATAAAAATGTTCGATTTAAACATATCGTGAATTCATATCAAAGCATAGTATCTAGTAAGCCGTGTATCAAGGAATTGGAAGATATTCGTCAGATCTATGATAAAGTTGTTGCTGAAGAAATTGAAGAAGAGAACCAGTTAGATGGCACTTATTTCCGAAATAGTTCAGTTAAAATATTCGATCAACGACAAGATCAGATTGTTCATAAAGGGACAGTCAGTGAAGCCCAAATCCAAAAAGAATTATTAAATCTTATTCATTTTATGAATAATGATGAGTTATCGTTTATGTATAAGGCGATAATGACGCATTATTATTTTGAGTATATACATCCATTCTATGATGGGAATGGACGAGTAGGGCGCTTTATTTTGTCATCTTATTTAGCTTATAAGTTAGATTATTTTACAGCTATATCCATATCAAGTGCTATTTACGAGAATAAAGCAATATATGAAGAAGCATTCATAGATGTATCGCACAAAAATAATTTTGGTGATTTGACGTTATTCATCCATACTATATTAGATATCATCGCAAAAGGACAGAAAAAATCATTAGAAGAAATGAAAACATCTCGCTTAAAAATGGAGTATTTAGAAAAATATACACAGTCATTGGATTTAACAGAGGATCAACAACGGATTCTATACCTTATCTGCGAACATGATACATTCGCCCTACCAGAAGAACCGATTGAGAATAGAACAATTAAGGAGGTACTAGGGGCAGGGTTTTCAAGAAAACGAGTCAATCAAGTTTTAAATGAATTAGAGGAACTCTCTTATGTCACAAAAGTCAAACAACGCCCAACCGCTTATCAGCTTTCGGGAGAAAAAATAGAAGACTTGCAGTAAATTGCAGTAAATAGAAGCTCAGCTGGTGATAGTTGGGCTTTTGTTGTGCAAAAAAGACATCACAAAGGAGTGATGTCTTCTTGATGAATCCTATATGTGGATAGAATTTGTGGATAGCGTTTAAGGGAATTGTTTAATCCACAGTCCAACTGTTATGTGTGTAAGCATCGTCCCAGAAGAGGAATTCATAATACGTGCTCTGAGCGAAGATGTGAAGCAATTCTTGAATTTCTGTTTCTGATTTATCTTTAGCCAAGTCATTCATAATGGACTTGAACTTCTCAACAACAGCAGAGAATCCAGGATCAGCGTAAGTATTGATCCAGCGGGCATATAATTCGTTATCAGTGCCTTCTTCAAGCAAGTGCTGGCCGATTTGTTCGTAGAGCCAATAGCATGGCAATAAGCAAGCAACCGTCTTGGCTGGATCACCCGTCTGAGCTTGAATCTTCAAGTGGTTCATATAAGCATATGCATTTGGACTTGGAATATAAGTTGCTAAGTCATCCTCTGTAATATTCAGATCCGTAATAAACGAATCGTGCAGCGACAGCTCATCTTGAATGGTACTCACAACCCCCTCTGAGAAAGCAAGTGCCAACTGCTTATCCTCCGTGTGATAAGCGGCTAGTGAATGCGCTGCTGCAAAACCTTCCAAATAATATGCATCCTGAATAACGTAGAACTTGAACGTCTCCTGATCAAGCGAACCATCAACTAACCCACGGACGAATGGGTGAGTAAAGCTTGCTTGCCACGTCTCCTTCACATATTCATAAGCGCGATCGGTAAATGTTGTCATAAACAAACATCCTTTCTTAGATAAATAGTTATCACTTTAAGGATGAGACTGAAAAAAGCCCTTACCCAAAAGTAAGTGCTCGAAAATGATAGCTAATATCTCTTCACGCAATCACTTTCCCTTCGCAAGCACTAACTTGACAGGTTCGATGGGTATCTCTCAGCATAACGCACCCCAAAATGATCTCTCTAATTCTATCTCAACTATATCATAAGTCCTAACAGAATAAAATGAATTTGTTTATTATTCCGGAAGAATTCAAGGGGATATCTTGCATTCTTGGACTAAAC
Coding sequences:
- a CDS encoding DUF975 family protein encodes the protein MSFFTEDYLEGAGAIKREAKAQLSGNWKSMMLLSLVPTLLSIVIVWFFSGSLAVGILGDQSRLAALNQLTQNNGWEINLHVTTVNNGRLVQWAVQAFFALITVGIIYTMIDYIREDYQVRPLEDAFSAFTSGYGWKLFLVFLLKTVYTILWTFVLIIPGIIKGYSYSQAYNIYRDAQENGHDISVNDAITASREMMDGHKFDLFALQISFVGWYILSLFLLGIPLLWVIPYVNMSTAVFYENISTDYLAEKYNIHPHVSNMA
- a CDS encoding Fic family protein encodes the protein MYQSLVIYGYQHAKDLLNEYKRRFESPSAFHTNLEMMPFSQKKGIKLTDHHYELFGVAIPEHVKLVEIIGQQSQKIQEIVSELPKSALVFLNRKQIINEIKSTNDIEGVRSTKKEIGEAIDAEHSHKNVRFKHIVNSYQSIVSSKPCIKELEDIRQIYDKVVAEEIEEENQLDGTYFRNSSVKIFDQRQDQIVHKGTVSEAQIQKELLNLIHFMNNDELSFMYKAIMTHYYFEYIHPFYDGNGRVGRFILSSYLAYKLDYFTAISISSAIYENKAIYEEAFIDVSHKNNFGDLTLFIHTILDIIAKGQKKSLEEMKTSRLKMEYLEKYTQSLDLTEDQQRILYLICEHDTFALPEEPIENRTIKEVLGAGFSRKRVNQVLNELEELSYVTKVKQRPTAYQLSGEKIEDLQ
- the tenA gene encoding thiaminase II — protein: MTTFTDRAYEYVKETWQASFTHPFVRGLVDGSLDQETFKFYVIQDAYYLEGFAAAHSLAAYHTEDKQLALAFSEGVVSTIQDELSLHDSFITDLNITEDDLATYIPSPNAYAYMNHLKIQAQTGDPAKTVACLLPCYWLYEQIGQHLLEEGTDNELYARWINTYADPGFSAVVEKFKSIMNDLAKDKSETEIQELLHIFAQSTYYEFLFWDDAYTHNSWTVD